One segment of Glandiceps talaboti chromosome 21, keGlaTala1.1, whole genome shotgun sequence DNA contains the following:
- the LOC144451612 gene encoding dnaJ homolog subfamily C member 11-like has translation MAAPIDDDNLPRNDDYYSLLNAGKEATNDELKIAYRRACMIYHPDKHQDPAKKDAAEKLFSKIQKAYEVLSNPQSRAIYDIYGEKGLEAGWELVERRQTPSEIRAEYERLRREREERHLQQRTNPRGTISVGINATELFDQYEDFDDYDYGGSPSIEVSHMTITQSIEAPLTISETATLSGNLHTQNGTGSGQISASLRHILSSNGWAEFEFGAGGGPMIGIKGFRNITRRSFGTCQALLQIMPNGAVKPVVNTVLARQLDKHTVGYLTWKWGGPSSMNSMLIRDTQHSHFMMQFQLGIPISFVLFSFTKKFEEEGKARLALKAGTFGATVEYGGEKKISKHSRIGATMSIGIPIGVTVKIKINRGNQTYSFPIHLSDDINPVAIFYGTIAPITAFILIKALVVNPYLKKQKQREEEKKRDDNKEKLERRKREAETEVQLMQEMFERIQETESSKRGLLIVKAWYGQLVVSQTDQETNDLVIDVTIPLQCQVKNSKLILTEVSKSCLPGFYDPCGSEDRSLKVSYKFLDQLHECTILDNEPLRIPKQSHRVTES, from the exons GCCACAAATGACGAGCTAAAAATTGCTTATAGACGTGCCTGTATGATCTATCACCCTGACAAACATCAAGACCCTGCCAAGAAAGATGCAGCTGAAAAACTGTTCAGTAAAATCCAGAAAGCTTATGAAG TTCTGAGTAACCCTCAGTCCAGggctatatatgatatatatggagAAAAAGGCTTGGAAGCTGGTTGGGAGCTGGTTGAAAGACGTCAAACTCCTTCTGAAATACGAGCAGAGTATGAAAGGCTAAGAAGAGAACGTGAAGAAAGACACCTTCAACAAAGAACAAATCCTCGG GGCACAATATCCGTTGGTATCAATGCAACAGAGCTGTTTGACCAGTATGAAGACTTTGATGACTATGACTATGG GGGGTCTCCATCAATTGAAGTCAGTCACATGACTATAACCCAGTCTATAGAAGCACCACTCACCATCTCAGAGACAGCCACACTATCCGGTAATTTACATACACAGAATGGAACTGGTAGTGGTCAGATATCTGCCTCTCTGAGACACATTCTCTCCTCAAATGGTTGGGCAGAG TTTGAATTTGGTGCTGGTGGTGGACCAATGATAGGTATCAAAGGATTCAGAAATATCACTCGAAGAAG TTTTGGTACCTGTCAAGCACTTTTACAGATAATGCCAAATGGAGCAGTGAAACCAGTTGTAAATACAG TATTGGCTAGGCAGCTAGATAAACATACTGTTGGTTATTTAACATGGAAGTGGGGTGGACCATCGTCTATGAATAGTATGCTAATTAGAGATACTCAGCATAGCCACTTTATGATGCAATTTCAG CTAGGGATACCAATATCCTTTGTACTGTTTAGTTTTACAAAGAAATTTGAAGAGGAAGGCAAGGCTAGACTGGCTCTGAA GGCTGGAACATTTGGTGCTACAGTTGAGTATGGTGGTGAGAAGAAGATATCAAAACACAGTAGAATTGGAGCAACTATGAGTATAGGTATACCAATAGGAGTCACTGTTAAAATCAA AATAAATCGTGGCAACCAGACATACTCCTTTCCTATCCACTTATCTGATGACATCAACCCAGTGGCTATATTCTATGGTACCATTGCACCCATCACTGCGTTCATTCTCATCAAAGCCCTTGTTGTCAACCCTTACCtcaagaaacaaaaacaaag AGAAGAAGAGAAAAAAAGAGATGACAACAAAGAAAAATTAGAACGGAGGAAAAGAGAAGCAGAAACTGAG GTGCAACTAATGCAAGAGATGTTTGAGAGAATTCAAGAGACAGAAAGTAGCAAGAGAGGGTTATTGATAGTCAAGGCATGGTATGGTCAACTAGTAGTGTCACAGACAGATCAGGAAACCAACGACCTTGTCATTGATGTcactataccattacaatgtcAAGTGAAAAACTCTAAACTCATTTTAACTGAAGTATCCAAG AGTTGTCTTCCAGGTTTTTATGATCCGTGCGGTTCAGAAGACAGAAGTTTAAAGGTGTCATACAAATTTTTAGACCAACTCCATGAATGTACAATTTTAGATAATGAACCACTTAGGATACCAAAACAAT CTCACAGAGTGACTGAGAGCTGA
- the LOC144451599 gene encoding uncharacterized protein LOC144451599, whose product MANLSTKLQDYLSSSKSGSNGSNTAENSSNESKGISSWFGTSKQEEIKIEDDGNGWFNQAQQDPMCPSLSKKQRIMGFMGCLVAGIFCFVVAGFFAPFIILKARKFALLYTLGSLFTISSFSLLWGPWNNVKHLCSASRLPFTTTYFGSMFATLYFAMVMKSTIFTVFSAVIQIIALAWYIISYIPGGQTGLKFFTKIFSSVVTKTVSKTLPV is encoded by the exons ATGGCGAACCTCAGTACGAAGTTACAGGACTACCTCTCGTCGTCCAAATCAGGGAGCAATGGGTCAAATACGGCAGAGAACTCTTCAAATGAATCGAAGGGCATAAGTTCGTGGTTTGGAACTAGTAAACAGGAAGAAATAAAAATCGAAGACGATGGAAATGGATGGTTTAACCAGGCACAACAAGATCCAATGTGTCCGTCATTG AGTAAAAAACAACGAATCATGGGTTTCATGGGATGTCTTGTAGCTGGTATATTCTGTTTTGTCGTGGCAGGATTTTTTGCACCTTTTATTATCTTAAAAGCCAGAAAGTTTGCACTTCTTTATACACTAGGCAGTTTATTTACAATTAGCAG TTTTTCTCTTTTATGGGGACCATGGAATAACGTCAAACATCTTTGTTCAGCATCTAGGTTACCATTTACTACCACATACTTTGGATCCATGTTTGCTACTTTGTATTTTGCCATGGTT ATGAAAAGTACTATTTTTACAGTTTTCAGTGCAGTAATTCAAATAATAGCATTAGCTTG gTATATCATCAGCTATATTCCAGGAGGGCAAACAGGACTCaaatttttcaccaaaattttTTCATCTGTTGTAACAAAAACAGTCAGCAAAACATTGCCAGTGTGA